A stretch of the Synergistaceae bacterium genome encodes the following:
- a CDS encoding FAD-binding oxidoreductase — protein sequence MTDLFSYTPLTLQVLSELQEGLGANNVSSDAEKIRTYSHDEVPANAYDKEYTAEVLVFPESTEHVSSVMKIASSHRIPVTPRGAGTGLSGGALPAFGGIVMSFEKMNRIIELDEANLSITVEPGVVTAEISRLAAMHNLLYAGDPCSGDASYIGGNIAENAGGNKVIKYGTTGAQILSMEVVLADGSVTWFGGKRRKDVTGLDFVHIMAGSEGTLAVITKAVLKLLPLPRHSVDLLAAFPDAESAIEFVPRIITEGGIIPASIEFMDQKALRLVEKYSGQPVPAGDAGAALIIQLEENDPELLERQYAEIGELAEKHGANEVYVADTRSTKDRIWQIRKSIPEATAFFYDKYTKEDLVVPIDKVPALLAAVKSVCTGRGLDWVAYGHAGDGNMHCTIIGPDSDNWREALHKAQEEIYSRVISMGGTLSGEHGIGFKRKGYMKFFLDNEQIELIKRV from the coding sequence TGTTCTCATACACCCCGTTGACCCTGCAGGTCCTCTCAGAACTGCAGGAGGGGTTAGGGGCAAACAACGTCTCATCTGATGCGGAAAAAATAAGGACATACTCGCACGACGAAGTCCCGGCAAACGCCTATGACAAGGAATACACGGCCGAGGTCCTGGTCTTCCCCGAATCGACGGAGCACGTCTCATCTGTCATGAAAATCGCCTCATCCCACAGGATACCTGTCACACCGCGCGGAGCCGGCACGGGACTCTCAGGCGGGGCGCTGCCGGCATTTGGCGGCATCGTCATGAGCTTTGAGAAAATGAACAGAATTATAGAACTGGACGAGGCCAACCTCTCCATAACCGTGGAACCCGGAGTTGTCACCGCCGAGATAAGCAGGCTGGCTGCGATGCACAACCTTCTCTATGCCGGAGATCCGTGCAGCGGAGATGCCTCATACATCGGCGGCAATATCGCTGAGAACGCAGGCGGCAATAAGGTAATAAAATATGGCACAACGGGCGCACAGATACTCTCGATGGAGGTTGTACTGGCGGACGGATCGGTCACATGGTTCGGCGGTAAACGGCGCAAGGACGTAACCGGTCTCGATTTCGTCCATATTATGGCCGGTTCTGAAGGCACACTGGCAGTGATAACCAAGGCAGTCCTAAAGCTCCTTCCCCTTCCCAGACACTCAGTAGACCTGCTTGCGGCGTTCCCTGACGCCGAAAGTGCAATAGAGTTCGTCCCGCGGATAATAACTGAGGGCGGAATTATCCCTGCGTCAATAGAATTCATGGACCAAAAAGCTCTCCGCCTCGTAGAAAAATATTCCGGACAGCCGGTACCGGCAGGAGATGCAGGTGCCGCACTTATAATACAGCTTGAGGAAAATGATCCCGAACTGCTGGAAAGACAGTATGCTGAGATAGGAGAGCTCGCAGAAAAACACGGGGCAAATGAAGTTTATGTCGCGGACACGCGCAGCACCAAGGACAGGATCTGGCAGATAAGAAAGTCCATACCTGAGGCAACGGCTTTCTTCTATGACAAATACACAAAAGAGGATCTAGTGGTCCCGATAGATAAAGTCCCGGCACTGCTTGCAGCTGTTAAATCTGTGTGCACCGGCAGGGGTCTTGACTGGGTGGCCTACGGGCATGCTGGAGACGGAAACATGCACTGCACGATCATCGGTCCAGACTCAGACAATTGGCGTGAGGCCCTCCACAAGGCACAGGAGGAAATATACTCAAGGGTCATCTCAATGGGAGGCACACTATCGGGAGAACACGGCATTGGCTTCAAACGTAAAGGATATATGAAGTTTTTTCTTGATAATGAGCAGATAGAACTTATTAAACGTGT